The Penicillium digitatum chromosome 6, complete sequence genome has a window encoding:
- a CDS encoding Splicing factor PWI: MSSSVDAKLVRRTKFPPEFNKKVDMTKVNIEVMKKWIASQISKILGNEDDVVIELCFAHLEGPRYPDIKSLQIQLTGFLDKDTPKFCQELWSLCLSGQANPQGVPKELLEAKKQELIQEKLEAEKASEALRRQREQDQNRERELDEVRHRERPDRGRGGRGGDRGDRGGRGGRGRDFNRRSSPLRDQDRSRDRFREPPSRRDFDSYVPPGNRRGRRPSRSPHGTRSPSRSPKPSSLSRRNRDEPRHRRRERRPRSPSNSVSPERHNRGGARRRSSPDYGDRVKARPISRSRSPRSRSTRGDRRRKSSVSRSRSASSSPRRTRRQADSPKSVSPSRSRRSSGRYARRDSRRLSRSRSRSRSRSPDRTGWSLRIEIPAPTSILHPSPPCFDSYIIPRNRILRGYIQLSFVRNYFVRDVLPCCLIAKAGLNESSKNQWEGFILGHM; this comes from the exons ATGTCGTCCAGCGTGGATGCCAAGCTGGTTAGGCGGACTAAGTTTCCACCTGAGTTTAACAAGAAGGTGGATATGACCAAGGTCAATATTGAGGTTATGAAGAA ATGGATTGCAAGCCAAATCTCCAAGATTTTGGGGAACGAGGATGACGTGGTTATCGAACTCTGTTTCGCGCATCTCGAGGGACCGCGCTAC CCCGATATCAAATCTCTCCAAATACAACTCACCGGATTCCTAGACAAAGACACCCCCAAGTTCTGTCAAGAGTTGTGGTCGTTGTGTCTAAGCGGCCAGGCTAATCCACAAGGCGTTCCGAAAGAACTCTTGGAAGCTAAGAAGCAGGAGCTCATACAGGAGAAG CTCGAAGCTGAGAAAGCTAGTGAAGCACTTCGGCGACAAAGGGAACAAGACCAAAACCGTGAACGAGAGCTGGACGAAGTGAGACACCGCGAGCGACCAGACCGTGGACGTGGAGGAAGAGGTGGTGATCGTGGCGATCGCGGTGGCCGTGGAGGTCGGGGACGAGACTTTAACAGACGATCTTCGCCTCTCAGAGACCAAGACCGCAGCCGAGACCGATTCCGTGAACCTCCATCGCGACGGGACTTCGACTCCTACGTGCCGCCTGGCAATCGTCGCGGTCGCCGGCCATCCAGATCTCCACACGGCACTCGGTCGCCATCTCGATCTCCAAAGCCATCGTCACTATCTCGCCGAAACCGCGACGAGCCACGCCATAGGCGACGCGAACGCCGCCCCCGTTCCCCAAGCAACTCAGTATCTCCCGAGCGACACAACCGCGGAGGAGCCAGAAGACGCAGCAGTCCGGACTACGGTGACCGTGTTAAAGCAAGACCCATTTCCCGCAGCCGTTCCCCGCGCTCACGTTCCACCAGAGGAGACCGCCGCCGAAAAAGCTCCGTCTCTCGCAGCCGCAGTGCATCCTCATCGCCTCGCCGCACCCGGCGCCAGGCAGACTCTCCCAAGTCCGTCTCTCCCTCAAGGTCCCGCCGCTCGTCTGGACGCTATGCCCGCCGCGATTCTCGTCGCTTGAGCCGCAGTCGCAGTCGAAGCCGCAGCCGCAGCCCTGACCGTACCG GTTGGTCATTGAGAATTGAGATTCCAGCTCCGACCTCCATCTTGCATCCTTCACCACCCTGTTTCGATTCCTACATAAT ACCCAGAAACCGCATTCTGCGTGGATACATTCAACTGAGTTTCGTGAGAAATTACTTCGTGAGAGATGTATTGCCATGCTGCCTTATAGCCAAAGCA